Proteins co-encoded in one Opitutus terrae PB90-1 genomic window:
- a CDS encoding shikimate kinase yields MTAADVNLYLVGFMGTGKTTIGRAVAQRIGFTLIDSDQEIERQQGRPITEIFTQDGEPAFRALERAFIENGHPAERAVVSCGGGLIVPAGMLELLQSRGVVICLHASIETILARTARHRHRPLLNVEDPDARVRALYAQREPIYRRAGTMLLTDSRSLSEITGHVIRTWRREAAEFVRRHS; encoded by the coding sequence ATGACCGCTGCGGACGTCAACCTCTACCTCGTGGGCTTCATGGGCACCGGCAAAACCACGATCGGTCGGGCGGTGGCGCAGCGGATCGGTTTCACGCTGATCGACAGCGATCAGGAGATCGAGCGGCAGCAGGGCCGGCCGATCACGGAAATCTTCACGCAGGACGGCGAGCCGGCATTTCGCGCGCTTGAGCGCGCGTTCATCGAAAACGGGCACCCGGCGGAGCGTGCCGTGGTGTCCTGTGGCGGCGGGCTGATCGTGCCGGCGGGAATGCTGGAGTTGCTGCAGAGCCGCGGCGTGGTGATCTGCCTGCACGCGTCGATCGAAACCATCCTCGCGCGGACGGCACGCCATCGGCACCGGCCGTTGCTCAACGTCGAAGATCCGGACGCTCGCGTGCGGGCGCTCTACGCGCAGCGCGAGCCGATTTACCGGCGCGCGGGCACGATGCTGCTGACCGACAGTCGCAGTCTCAGCGAGATCACCGGGCATGTCATCCGCACGTGGCGGCGCGAAGCCGCGGAATTCGTGCGCCGGCATTCATGA
- a CDS encoding epoxyqueuosine reductase, translating into MTDPRQEELRRRLLALGFDEVRFASATEPVRAEPLRAWIAAGMQAEMAWMERTVEKRADPQLVLPGARSIVLLGVNYARGDIVRAGRPRWARYALHEDYHDTLKPGLVAAGRALEELYGVANTDYRYYTDTGPVLERSWAARAGIGFVGKNAMLISREHGNWLLLAAIFTRVEFTPDLPLQKTVAAGESRPEQGRTGASVGDEVGLLCGKCTRCLDACPTNAFARPGVVDARRCISYQTIENKGVIPRELRRGIGDRIYGCDVCLEVCPWNRFAQAGRAVLLVARQELADLTLAELLALTPERFAEVFRRTPIKRVKFTGLLRNACVVAGNSGDGSLLPALVRLAAHASPLVRAHAVWAVFRLAGVARAAELLRDQRAVENDPMVLAEYAAEEHDASAKASDGRAGYP; encoded by the coding sequence ATGACGGATCCGCGGCAGGAGGAACTGCGCCGGCGGCTGCTGGCGCTGGGCTTCGACGAGGTGCGTTTCGCGTCGGCGACCGAGCCAGTGCGCGCCGAGCCGCTTCGCGCCTGGATCGCCGCGGGCATGCAGGCGGAGATGGCCTGGATGGAGCGCACCGTGGAGAAGCGCGCGGATCCGCAGCTCGTGCTGCCGGGCGCGCGCTCGATCGTTTTGCTGGGCGTCAACTATGCGCGGGGAGACATCGTTCGCGCTGGCCGGCCCCGCTGGGCGCGTTATGCGCTGCACGAAGACTATCACGATACGCTGAAACCGGGACTCGTCGCGGCGGGGCGAGCCCTCGAGGAACTCTACGGGGTGGCGAACACCGACTATCGTTACTACACCGACACCGGACCGGTGCTCGAGCGGAGCTGGGCCGCGCGCGCGGGAATCGGTTTCGTGGGCAAAAACGCGATGCTGATTTCGCGGGAGCACGGCAACTGGCTGCTGCTCGCGGCGATTTTTACGCGCGTCGAGTTCACGCCGGATTTGCCGCTGCAAAAGACCGTCGCTGCCGGGGAGAGTCGGCCGGAGCAGGGACGGACCGGCGCGTCCGTCGGCGACGAGGTCGGGTTGCTCTGCGGGAAATGCACGCGATGTCTCGACGCGTGTCCCACGAACGCGTTCGCCCGACCGGGCGTGGTCGATGCGCGGCGCTGCATCTCGTATCAGACAATCGAGAACAAGGGGGTGATTCCGCGCGAGCTGCGGCGCGGCATCGGCGACCGGATTTACGGCTGCGACGTGTGCCTCGAAGTGTGTCCGTGGAACCGGTTCGCCCAGGCGGGCCGCGCAGTGTTGCTGGTGGCGCGGCAGGAATTGGCGGATCTCACGCTGGCCGAGTTGCTGGCGCTCACCCCCGAGCGCTTCGCGGAGGTGTTTCGCCGCACGCCGATCAAGCGGGTGAAATTCACCGGATTGCTGCGGAACGCGTGCGTGGTGGCGGGAAACTCCGGCGATGGTTCACTCCTGCCGGCGCTGGTGCGGCTGGCGGCGCACGCGTCGCCGCTGGTGCGCGCGCACGCGGTTTGGGCGGTGTTTCGGCTGGCCGGGGTCGCGCGGGCGGCGGAGCTGTTGCGCGACCAGCGCGCCGTGGAGAACGATCCGATGGTGCTGGCCGAGTACGCCGCGGAAGAGCACGACGCGTCCGCGAAAGCTTCGGACGGTAGGGCGGGTTATCCCTAA
- a CDS encoding acyl-CoA thioesterase, with product MIQTRATVTVRYAETDMMGIVYHANYLPWFEVARTQLLREQGFPYRQLEADGYRIPVLEVAAKFRRPALYDDTLTIVATIREKPTLRVRIDYEVFRDEELLATGNSAHAFCDLNGRPTRPPAAFVARMNEIFG from the coding sequence ATGATTCAAACCCGCGCCACCGTCACGGTCCGCTACGCCGAGACCGACATGATGGGCATTGTCTACCACGCGAACTATCTGCCTTGGTTCGAGGTCGCCCGCACGCAGTTGCTCCGCGAGCAGGGTTTCCCGTACCGGCAGCTTGAGGCCGATGGCTATCGCATCCCGGTGCTGGAAGTCGCGGCGAAGTTTCGTCGGCCGGCCCTTTACGATGATACGTTGACCATCGTGGCCACGATCCGCGAAAAGCCGACCCTGCGGGTCCGGATCGACTACGAAGTGTTTCGTGACGAGGAATTGCTCGCGACGGGCAACAGTGCGCACGCTTTCTGCGATCTCAACGGCCGCCCCACCCGGCCCCCCGCGGCGTTCGTCGCCCGGATGAACGAGATCTTCGGATAG